TCATTCTTGCCATGACATCGATCATCTCCATCAAACCCGCTCTCCATGCTCACAAATGAAGTGAGCGTCAGCAGTGATTTCAGTCGCTCCCTGACCTTCACTGGTCACAAACGTCCCTGTTAATCTCAGAGATTACTCACGGCcatttattttaacacaaaTTACTGTTTTCAAAGTTCATCAGCTGCATATTGATGAGCCCACACCTTATTTAATGGATATGCCATTTTCTCCTGACGAAAGGAGACATCCCACTGTAACATGGTGTTATGATAATGCCGAAATTTACTAACCCCCCCTCCTCTGGAGAGAGACAATATGGTGGAAATTTagcttgataaaaaaaaaaaatgacaaacttAACATCACTCTTTGCGTCTCTCTAATTTTCAGGGTTCTTCCATTCAGTGGAGAAGATACGCCCTCCAACCTGCGCTTACAACAATGGCTCACCCTGTCAAAATATTTTCCACTCTCTTCTCAGGGACAATCCATGGCCAAGTTGCTCTTTGACTTCTCATTTAGAGAGTATGCAAACATTCGGGCTTGTGCCCTCTTATAAGCTGGATCTGGGTTTGGTAAATGATGAGAAAGAATGTCTGGGTAAATGTCAAAAGGACTCTTTGGACCTTTAACTCAACAGCTAATGGGGGCTTCTCAAAGGTGCAGAGCCGGCATAAAGCATCCTTTCCATGGTTCTTATTTCTTTGCTGGAACTTTGCTGCTACTTTCCTATGTCACAGTAAAGGCTTGTCCGAAGATCTGCCACTGCTCGGACAGGAATGGCATTGTTGTGCAGTGCACCTCGCGCAATCTGGAGAACATCCCAGCTAACTTACCGAAGGACACCATTGTTCTCTTGTTGTCGTCAAACCGAATCAGGCACATCCCAAAGGAATCCTTCACAGACCTTAAGCGTCTCAGGGAGCTGGATTTATCCCACAACATGCTCGAGAGCGTGGAAGTCGGCTCCTTCCAAGGAGTTGTGGACAGCCTGCGGACCTTGGATCTTTCAAACAACCAACTCAGCAGTCTCCCAAGGGAGACCTTTGCCAAGCTGCATGCCCGAATCCGCCTCTCTAACAACCCCTGGCATTGTGAGTGCTCCCTCCAGGAGGTTTTAAGGGAGCTGAGGCTGGATCCAGAGACGGTCAATGAGGTCAGCTGCCACACTTCCGTGCAGGAGGAGTACGTGGGACAGCCGGTGATCCAAGTCTTGGACTCGGGGATCAACTTTTGCAATTTCCACCACAAAACGACAGACGTGGCCATGTTCGTGGCAATGTTCTGCTGGTTCTTCATGGTAACAGCTTACATTGTTTATTATATCAAAcacaaccaggaggacaccaggagGCACATGGAGTACCTAAAGTCCTTGCCCAGTACATCCCATATCAGCAAGGACTACGACACAGCCAGCAGTGTGTTTTAGTCTCAGAGACAAGGAGTATACACACATAAAAGCGTATTTCTGCCGAGAGTTATGTGcaatgctgtgaaaaagcatttcctccatcacatatttttacttttattgcttatttgtcccacagttttcagataaaacaaattttagcaTTAAAAAGAGATGAtgtgagtaaaaacaaaaaagtagctAAAGAAATTAaggaacaaatgaaaaacaatgtaaTTCACATCTATCAGCCTGGAAAGGGTTAGTAAGTCATTTCTGAGTCTCCAGTGAACCACGGTGAGTCATTCTCCACAAATAGAGAAATATGGTACAGGAAAGACTGGCCTACCAAATTACTGCAAGAGTGCATctacaactcatccaggaggttacaAAAAATCCCAGAGCAACGTTTAAAGCAATGCAGATCTTACTTTCTTCAggtttttcaaaacatttggaaaaatgttCTGTTGACTGACgaaacaaaagtggaactttttggaaggtgggtcctgttacatctggcaTTAAACATTCAGcgtttcagaaaaagaacatcatacatGGCGGTGGTAGCGTGATGGTCTGGAACTGCTATGCTGCTTCAGGATGGCTTGCTTTAATTGATGGAACCGGGGATTCTGCTCTCCAGCAGAAACTCCTACTCTCctatgtggctgaattaaaacaagtctgcaaagaagagtgggtcaaCATTGTTGCCACCAAAGGTAGCAGAACTGGATATTCCATCAGGGTAGCAGTTGTTTTTTAACAGAGGGCCATGTTGGTTTGTATAacaattttcctttaataaatgaaataatgatttaaaaaatcattttttgtatttgctcagGTATCATTGATACTAAAATGTCCTGTAAAAGAAATGTGTGAATGCTGCATGAGGAAAAAAGACGAGTGCAGTTATCACCCATGTTTAAAACTCACTGAAGAACTGTTCGAGCAAAAAGTAATCAAACCAAGCTTCTTGGTTATAGtacttgatgttttttgttcccAAAATTGACTAAAGTGTCTCCCTTCTAAAGCAAAACATTAGGTATTTAAGTGTAAAATGCAATTTCAATGTAGCAGTTCCACCTTAAAAGGAAGGTGTCATGGGGTTTTGCTGCTCTTTGATCACCTCTACCAACATATCTCCTTCAGTTCATTCAGTTTGCAAACTCTTTACAATATCTATGCACGGATTAACAGAAGAATACATTTAAACCTTATTCCCAGTTTGACAAATAGCtaattctgtatttttttaatccGGATTTATATTTCCGGTAGTCAAACAGGACATAAAGGCAGAAAATACAAATACTGGAGCTACTTCTACGTATCTCTGGTTCCTATCCTTCACCTATAGTTCCATCATGGGTATTATTGCCATATATTATTTTGGGCATGTTATGATTTATTTAGACAGACAGGAGAGTACTTGTTATGTTGTCTGGAAGGAAAGGCTAGAGAAAAGCTAAGAAGGAATGGAACAAGGTGAGAACTTACGAGAGTCACCAGGGGTACAACGTAAAGTGAAGATGGAGGTAGCTAAGGCCAAACAAAGGGCATAGAGTGACTTCTTTTTTTCGTGAAAAAGTACTACAGATGCAATATTTGCGTTGATGATGCTGATACAGTAGTACAGAGAAGGTCAGAGGGAGCtacattgtgtttttgtagatCTGAAGAATGCATATGACAGGTACCAAGAGAGGAGCTGTGGTATGGTATAAGTAAGCCTGGAGTAACAGAGAAGTATGTTTGAATGGACACATATGAGAGCTGTATGACAGTGGTGAGGTAAGGTGTAGGTGTGACAGAGGAGTTCAAGGTGGAGGTGAAACTGCATCAAGGTCAATAGTCCAGAGCAACAGTGAGTGTGAAAAAGAGGTGAAGAAATGTGTCAAGCAGGCTGGAACTGGTGGAGAAAACTGTCAGTGGGGTTGTGTGATAAAAGAGcatcagtgagaatgaaaggtGCAAAAGACGGTGGTGAGACAAGCGATGTTGTATAGTTTAGAGACAGTGGCACAGAGGAAGAGACAGGAAACAGAACTGGAGGTGGCAGAGATGAAGATGTTGAGGCTCTCTTTGGGAGTGATGAGGATGGATAGGATCATGAAAGAGTACATCAGAGGGACAGCTCATGTTATATGTTTTGGACATAAAGTCAGAGAGGCCAGACTGAGGTGGTTTAAGGTGTGTAAAGAGGAGGATGATGGAAGGATGCTGAGGCTGGAACTGCCAGGCAGGAGGCCTAGAGGAAGACCAAATAGATTTATGGATGGAGTGATAGAAGAAATGAAGATAGTG
This DNA window, taken from Girardinichthys multiradiatus isolate DD_20200921_A chromosome 24, DD_fGirMul_XY1, whole genome shotgun sequence, encodes the following:
- the LOC124861876 gene encoding leucine-rich repeat-containing protein 3-like; this translates as MSKGLFGPLTQQLMGASQRCRAGIKHPFHGSYFFAGTLLLLSYVTVKACPKICHCSDRNGIVVQCTSRNLENIPANLPKDTIVLLLSSNRIRHIPKESFTDLKRLRELDLSHNMLESVEVGSFQGVVDSLRTLDLSNNQLSSLPRETFAKLHARIRLSNNPWHCECSLQEVLRELRLDPETVNEVSCHTSVQEEYVGQPVIQVLDSGINFCNFHHKTTDVAMFVAMFCWFFMVTAYIVYYIKHNQEDTRRHMEYLKSLPSTSHISKDYDTASSVF